The following coding sequences lie in one Deltaproteobacteria bacterium genomic window:
- a CDS encoding ATP-binding protein — MSGTSTGTPVDPTRAFRERARLEADRYGPDPWIFVRELLQNSRDAGARRVRFVVEQDDSRERVTCHDDGEGMTFEHARRYLFSLYASSKEGSKNQAGKFGVGFWSVLRFEPASIVIRSCPRDGADWGLRLDGSLATAVHVEPRNQPGTEISLERPRGDGRLEHRVFDAVWQSGRYLHHRDEPDLPVALDINGRSANADFALGAPSTIFRKRGLRGAVGLGPAPRVELFSRGLRVRAAACLEDLVAPAGRHTARMRVMFPELPGGLAPQALLESEHLELLLSRADARDNRALQKLVRLAQRELERLVDRQLAHARPQWFGRRALEAVRSALRASMLLRSLLGAAGGAAIALVIARVLWGFGGTTTPTPTPTDSAPPASEPVAVTETAPAPRPYRDLGARYRGPKVDVLSPASAEPVDLRYAPASERLYLTALSFSELATDGSPLHEAVATATADYTGTRCDDTCVEISLPFASDGGTTRIPVPTGHRVVDGSVTLDGHTLALRSNAEGQPLVVAEAPLAGDLHYRTAPAPDPSRTPVVHVRARLPGDLVRDAVRVRALPIAERVELLLTVVRRAVRYDHTPATAEHHTLLAKRGVGFIDRTLEIGAGDCDVQNSLLVALLHDAQVPARLAVGFVGAHGRAMPWLHAWVEYRGEDGTWRVADASDRLTAGVLLPRATTDDGGAGDDGPIAIAGTAEDDGAAPPEIAVAATPPSPNAATATAPAAPVSPPLADAAPGVIGTVDVADGGGGWRRAIRSYDARWPYVVRGIPVALLMLSLWLLFGTRMRRATQLDDSADLSRLLKGVLQQPGAFGHVAALFHRPLVPLCGGDSISLHRARELAARGRLYRTQQHSVLATRAIRSTAAVLDDNTGEGLTVADALGAVDLDRWSAMLARSQSDRMLGAVNDALRERGEDWCVRVADDIPGGMAVLELAPLGVRLPGTPASRLVLMDADDPVLARAAALDRRSPGAGVLLALDHVAARLGLADRRRDELLAEVAREALLEAFGR, encoded by the coding sequence GTGAGCGGCACCTCGACGGGCACGCCTGTCGACCCGACGCGGGCGTTTCGGGAGCGTGCGCGGCTGGAGGCCGACCGCTATGGGCCGGACCCGTGGATCTTCGTCCGCGAGCTGCTGCAGAACTCGCGCGACGCCGGCGCGCGGCGAGTCCGCTTCGTGGTCGAGCAAGACGACAGCCGCGAGCGTGTGACCTGTCACGACGACGGCGAAGGCATGACCTTCGAGCACGCACGCCGCTACCTGTTCTCGCTGTACGCCTCGAGCAAGGAGGGCTCGAAGAACCAGGCCGGAAAGTTCGGCGTGGGCTTCTGGTCGGTGCTGCGTTTCGAGCCGGCATCGATCGTGATCCGCTCGTGCCCGCGTGACGGCGCGGACTGGGGCCTGCGCCTCGACGGCAGCCTCGCGACCGCAGTCCACGTCGAGCCGCGCAACCAGCCCGGCACCGAGATCTCGCTCGAGCGCCCGCGGGGTGACGGCCGGCTCGAGCACCGCGTGTTCGATGCGGTGTGGCAGAGCGGCCGCTATCTCCATCACCGCGACGAGCCCGACCTCCCGGTCGCACTCGACATCAATGGGCGCTCGGCGAACGCCGACTTCGCCCTCGGTGCGCCGAGCACGATCTTTCGCAAACGCGGGCTGCGGGGCGCAGTCGGGCTCGGGCCGGCCCCGCGGGTCGAGCTGTTCAGCCGCGGCCTGCGGGTGCGCGCCGCGGCCTGCCTCGAAGATCTCGTCGCACCGGCCGGTCGCCACACCGCGCGCATGCGCGTGATGTTCCCCGAGCTGCCTGGCGGCCTCGCCCCCCAGGCGTTGCTCGAGAGCGAACACCTCGAGCTGTTGCTCTCGCGCGCGGATGCCCGTGACAACCGCGCGCTGCAGAAGCTGGTGCGTCTGGCCCAGCGCGAGCTCGAGCGACTGGTCGACCGACAGCTCGCCCACGCGCGGCCGCAATGGTTCGGACGCCGCGCGCTCGAGGCGGTCCGCAGCGCGTTGCGGGCCTCGATGCTGCTGCGTTCGCTGCTCGGCGCGGCGGGGGGCGCCGCGATCGCGCTGGTGATCGCGCGTGTGCTGTGGGGGTTCGGCGGCACCACGACCCCGACGCCGACGCCGACCGACAGCGCACCGCCGGCGAGCGAGCCGGTCGCCGTCACCGAGACCGCACCCGCGCCCCGGCCCTACCGTGATCTCGGCGCGCGCTACCGCGGCCCCAAGGTCGACGTGCTGTCGCCGGCCTCGGCCGAGCCGGTCGATCTGCGCTACGCGCCCGCGAGCGAGCGGCTGTACCTCACCGCGTTGTCGTTCAGCGAGCTGGCCACCGACGGCTCGCCGTTGCACGAGGCCGTCGCGACCGCGACCGCCGACTACACCGGCACGCGTTGCGACGACACCTGCGTCGAGATCTCGCTGCCGTTCGCCAGCGATGGCGGGACCACGCGCATCCCGGTCCCGACCGGGCACCGCGTGGTCGACGGCAGCGTCACACTCGATGGCCACACGCTCGCGCTGCGCAGCAACGCCGAAGGGCAGCCGCTGGTGGTCGCCGAAGCCCCGCTCGCCGGCGATCTCCACTACCGAACCGCCCCTGCGCCCGATCCCTCGCGCACGCCGGTGGTCCACGTGCGCGCACGCCTGCCCGGCGATCTCGTGCGTGACGCCGTGCGCGTGCGTGCGCTGCCGATCGCCGAGCGCGTCGAGCTGTTGCTCACCGTGGTGCGACGCGCGGTTCGCTACGATCACACCCCCGCGACCGCCGAGCACCACACGCTGCTGGCCAAGCGCGGGGTCGGCTTCATCGATCGCACGCTCGAGATCGGCGCCGGCGACTGCGACGTGCAGAACTCGCTGCTGGTGGCGCTACTGCACGACGCGCAGGTGCCCGCACGGCTGGCGGTCGGCTTCGTCGGCGCACACGGCCGCGCGATGCCTTGGCTGCACGCGTGGGTCGAGTACCGCGGTGAGGACGGCACCTGGCGCGTGGCCGATGCCAGCGATCGACTGACGGCCGGCGTGCTGCTGCCGCGGGCGACGACGGACGACGGTGGTGCCGGCGACGACGGGCCGATCGCGATCGCGGGCACCGCCGAGGACGACGGCGCCGCGCCGCCCGAGATCGCGGTCGCCGCGACGCCGCCGAGCCCCAACGCTGCGACTGCGACCGCACCGGCCGCGCCGGTGAGCCCACCGCTCGCCGACGCCGCCCCGGGCGTCATCGGCACCGTCGACGTGGCCGACGGCGGCGGCGGCTGGCGCCGCGCCATCCGCAGCTACGACGCGCGCTGGCCCTACGTGGTACGCGGCATCCCCGTCGCGCTGCTCATGCTGTCGCTGTGGTTGTTGTTCGGCACCCGCATGCGACGTGCAACCCAGCTCGACGACAGCGCCGATCTCTCGCGGCTGCTGAAGGGCGTGCTGCAGCAGCCCGGCGCGTTCGGGCACGTCGCGGCGCTCTTCCACCGCCCGCTGGTGCCGCTTTGCGGCGGCGATTCGATCTCGCTGCACCGCGCCCGCGAGCTCGCGGCCCGCGGCCGCCTCTACCGCACGCAGCAACACTCGGTGCTCGCGACCCGTGCGATCCGCAGCACCGCGGCGGTACTCGACGACAACACCGGCGAGGGACTGACGGTCGCCGATGCGCTGGGCGCCGTCGATCTCGACCGCTGGAGTGCGATGCTCGCCCGCTCGCAGAGCGATCGCATGCTCGGAGCGGTCAACGACGCGCTTCGCGAGCGCGGTGAGGACTGGTGTGTGCGCGTCGCCGACGACATCCCCGGCGGCATGGCCGTGCTCGAGCTGGCGCCGCTGGGCGTACGACTGCCGGGCACGCCGGCCTCGCGCCTGGTGCTGATGGACGCCGACGATCCCGTGCTCGCTCGCGCGGCGGCGCTGGATCGCCGGTCACCGGGCGCCGGGGTCCTGCTCGCGCTCGATCACGTGGCCGCGCGTCTGGGCCTGGCCGATCGACGCCGGGACGAGCTACTCGCAGAGGTCGCCCGCGAGGCCCTGCTCGAGGCCTTCGGCCGATGA
- a CDS encoding RNA polymerase sigma factor → MSPRPPARASLAVDDPQFEALYRQHHAFVWRSVRRLGVPMAEIDDLVQEVFVVVHRRLSEFEGRSAITTWLFGIAYRVVRDARRSAAARARREALASAARPPTEPEQRVQRRQVAQILDELLDGLDDDQRSVFVMADIVHMSAPEIAELTNTKLNTVYSRLRLARRAFEAALAAWRAQHGEAPWTS, encoded by the coding sequence TTGAGCCCACGCCCACCAGCTCGCGCCTCGCTCGCGGTCGACGACCCGCAGTTCGAGGCGCTCTATCGCCAGCACCATGCGTTCGTGTGGCGCAGCGTCCGTCGCCTCGGGGTCCCGATGGCCGAGATCGACGACCTCGTGCAGGAGGTCTTCGTGGTGGTGCACCGCCGACTGTCGGAGTTCGAGGGCCGCTCGGCGATCACGACCTGGCTGTTCGGCATCGCGTACCGCGTCGTCCGCGACGCGCGGCGCAGCGCGGCCGCGCGAGCGCGTCGCGAGGCCCTGGCCTCGGCCGCACGTCCGCCGACCGAGCCCGAGCAGCGGGTGCAGCGGCGGCAGGTCGCGCAGATCCTGGACGAGCTGCTCGACGGCCTCGACGACGATCAACGCAGCGTGTTCGTGATGGCCGACATCGTGCACATGAGCGCGCCCGAGATCGCCGAGCTCACGAACACCAAGCTCAACACCGTCTACTCGCGCCTGCGACTGGCCCGGCGCGCGTTCGAGGCTGCACTCGCGGCGTGGCGGGCCCAACACGGTGAGGCGCCATGGACGAGCTGA
- a CDS encoding serine/threonine protein kinase has translation MSRPQAASDETQHGNDAGAPTPLPGARMGRYVVIDTLGEGAMGVVLRAFDTRLERTVAIKLIRPSHGPRDERARARLVAEARALARLAHPNIVAVYEVDLHESQIYVAMELVEGIDLQRWLREQTRAWREVVALFVPLAEGLAAVHEAGIVHRDFKPANVLVGDDGRARIGDFGIARRSLDGERSLSDTPSLDDAEPHDDELVDIAVDSLTAEGRVVGTPAYMAPEQHAGAEVGPAADQYAFAVSLWEALYGKRPFSQEVRRLAAAKQHPPRSPPPGSNVPRWLFVILARALSPDPAARFPSMAALASALRRDRGRRRRRIAFATATAAGVVAGAALMAAREGPCGGAESQLDGIWDDAAREATAVAFAASTRPWARPSWERARTVLDDYAARWIAGHRDACEATRVRGEQSSTLLDQRMACLATRRDGLAAAVELVRAGEDDVIDRAVLVVERLRDLDSCADTTAMASAVALPDDAALREAVRAVLSDVERIRVAHNAGRNLDALALADTTLATARALAYEPAIAEMLQVDGDVLEALGHVAEARAAYQESVYGALGLALDEVATDAAAGLVWIASERDRDFDEAMRWSALAHATLRRAGSPPRLAARLGNVTGAAYSTFGHAEQAQAEFDAALARIADRDDERVLAFSIGSNVGKLHHDAGDLAGARAHYERVLADITATLGGDHPLATRTRGALAAVADTMGDHDYAIAQLESVRAAFAAAFGPDSTDVGAALINLALAHDRAHHRDEALALHLRALEIFERAGDRLEISSCLINLGDAYYERGVLDAALAHFERALTMLHELYGDTHPDLVLPMIGVGRVWITQGRFEDALAQFDRVQALATKLDPDLRAAGAGIEGRTEALQKLGRLDEALASARQQVAFYQRIPSALPNDVPIARGYEAGVLLAMSRFADAIAVIELALGEALAIHDPELEAELELQHARALLELHRRDEAGAALERATVAARRADHDGYLAIALAASEAIAAGRAPRWEMP, from the coding sequence GTGTCCCGGCCTCAGGCGGCATCCGACGAGACCCAGCACGGCAACGACGCCGGTGCACCGACGCCGCTGCCCGGCGCGCGCATGGGTCGCTACGTCGTGATCGACACCCTCGGCGAGGGTGCGATGGGCGTGGTGCTGCGGGCGTTCGACACCCGGCTCGAGCGCACGGTCGCGATCAAGCTCATCCGCCCGAGCCACGGGCCCCGTGACGAGCGCGCGCGAGCCCGCCTGGTCGCGGAGGCCCGCGCGCTCGCCCGGCTGGCGCATCCCAACATCGTCGCGGTCTACGAGGTCGACCTCCACGAGTCGCAGATCTACGTCGCGATGGAGCTGGTCGAGGGCATCGACCTGCAGCGGTGGTTGCGGGAGCAGACGCGGGCGTGGCGCGAGGTCGTCGCGCTGTTCGTGCCGCTCGCCGAGGGCCTCGCGGCGGTGCACGAGGCCGGCATCGTGCACCGCGACTTCAAGCCCGCCAACGTGCTGGTCGGTGACGACGGCCGCGCGCGCATCGGCGACTTCGGCATCGCCCGTCGTAGCCTCGACGGCGAGCGCTCGCTGAGCGATACCCCCTCGCTCGACGACGCCGAGCCCCACGACGACGAGCTGGTCGACATCGCGGTCGACTCGCTGACCGCCGAGGGTCGTGTGGTCGGCACGCCGGCGTACATGGCCCCCGAGCAGCACGCCGGGGCCGAGGTCGGCCCCGCCGCCGATCAGTACGCGTTCGCCGTCTCACTGTGGGAGGCGCTCTACGGCAAGCGGCCGTTCTCGCAGGAGGTCCGCCGACTCGCCGCTGCCAAGCAGCACCCGCCCCGCTCGCCGCCACCCGGCTCGAACGTGCCGCGGTGGCTGTTCGTGATCCTCGCGCGCGCGCTGAGCCCAGATCCCGCCGCGCGCTTCCCCTCGATGGCGGCGCTGGCGTCCGCGCTGCGTCGCGACCGCGGTCGCCGTCGCCGTCGCATCGCATTCGCGACCGCGACCGCCGCGGGCGTCGTGGCCGGAGCCGCATTGATGGCCGCGCGCGAGGGCCCCTGCGGCGGCGCCGAGTCCCAGCTCGACGGGATCTGGGATGACGCTGCACGCGAGGCCACCGCCGTTGCATTCGCCGCCAGCACACGCCCGTGGGCGCGGCCGTCATGGGAGCGTGCCCGCACCGTGCTCGACGACTATGCCGCGCGATGGATCGCCGGGCACCGCGACGCCTGCGAGGCCACCCGGGTGCGTGGCGAGCAGTCGTCGACCCTGCTCGATCAACGCATGGCGTGTCTGGCGACGCGCCGTGACGGCCTCGCGGCCGCGGTGGAGCTGGTGCGCGCCGGCGAGGACGACGTGATCGACCGCGCCGTCCTCGTGGTCGAGCGTCTGCGCGACCTCGACTCGTGTGCCGACACCACCGCGATGGCCTCGGCGGTCGCATTGCCCGACGACGCCGCGCTGCGCGAGGCCGTCCGCGCAGTCCTTAGCGACGTCGAGCGCATCCGTGTCGCGCACAATGCCGGGCGCAACCTCGACGCGCTCGCGCTCGCCGACACCACACTCGCGACCGCGCGCGCGCTCGCCTACGAGCCGGCGATCGCGGAGATGCTGCAGGTCGACGGCGACGTACTCGAGGCGCTCGGGCACGTCGCCGAGGCCCGCGCGGCCTACCAAGAATCGGTCTACGGCGCGCTCGGGCTCGCGCTGGACGAGGTCGCCACCGATGCCGCGGCCGGCCTGGTGTGGATTGCCAGCGAGCGCGACCGCGACTTCGACGAGGCCATGCGCTGGTCGGCGCTGGCCCACGCCACGCTGCGCCGCGCTGGCTCGCCGCCCCGCCTCGCGGCACGCCTCGGCAACGTCACCGGCGCGGCCTACTCGACCTTCGGCCACGCCGAGCAAGCACAGGCCGAGTTCGACGCCGCGCTCGCGCGCATCGCCGACCGCGACGACGAGCGCGTGTTGGCCTTCAGCATCGGATCCAACGTCGGCAAGCTCCACCACGACGCCGGCGACCTCGCCGGCGCGCGGGCCCACTACGAGCGCGTGCTGGCCGACATCACCGCGACCTTGGGCGGCGATCACCCGCTCGCGACGCGGACGCGCGGGGCCCTGGCAGCGGTCGCCGACACGATGGGCGATCACGACTACGCGATCGCGCAGCTCGAGTCGGTTCGGGCGGCGTTCGCAGCCGCATTCGGCCCGGACTCGACCGACGTGGGCGCGGCGCTCATCAACCTCGCGCTGGCCCACGATCGCGCCCACCACCGCGACGAGGCGCTCGCGCTGCACCTACGCGCGCTCGAGATCTTCGAGCGCGCGGGTGACCGGCTCGAGATCTCCAGCTGCCTCATCAACCTCGGCGACGCGTACTACGAGCGCGGTGTCCTCGATGCGGCACTCGCCCACTTCGAGCGCGCGCTCACCATGCTGCACGAGCTCTACGGTGACACCCACCCAGACCTGGTGCTGCCGATGATCGGCGTCGGCCGCGTGTGGATCACGCAGGGCCGTTTCGAGGACGCGCTGGCGCAGTTCGATCGCGTACAGGCCCTGGCGACGAAGCTCGATCCGGATCTGCGTGCCGCCGGCGCGGGGATCGAGGGCCGTACCGAGGCCCTGCAGAAGCTCGGGCGACTCGACGAGGCCTTGGCGTCGGCGCGCCAGCAGGTCGCGTTCTACCAGCGCATCCCCTCGGCCTTGCCCAACGACGTGCCGATCGCCCGCGGCTACGAGGCCGGGGTGCTGCTGGCGATGTCGCGCTTCGCCGACGCGATCGCGGTGATCGAGCTCGCGTTGGGCGAGGCGCTCGCGATCCACGACCCCGAGCTCGAGGCCGAGCTCGAGCTGCAGCACGCGCGTGCGCTGCTCGAGCTGCACCGCCGCGACGAGGCCGGCGCGGCGCTCGAGCGCGCCACCGTCGCGGCGCGCCGCGCCGACCACGACGGATACCTCGCCATCGCGCTCGCGGCCAGCGAAGCGATCGCCGCCGGCCGTGCTCCGCGCTGGGAAATGCCTTGA